DNA from Parageobacillus thermoglucosidasius:
GAAACAGGATTGCGGCGAGAAAGCGAAGGCGTGTACGTAAAAGTGCCGGTCTTCTCGTTCGCCAAATTGCGCAATGTCGATATTTCGCTTGGCCCGGAAATGAAGTCGACCGGCGAAGTGATCGGCAAAGACGCCACTTTTGAAAAAGCGCTCTATAAAGGGCTCGTCGCCTCAGGCATCCATATTCGCCCGCATGGCGCCGTGTTATTGACTGTCGCCGATAAAGATAAAGAAGATGCGGTGGAAATTGCCAGACGTTTCTGCGAAATTGGCTATCAGCTGCTTGCGACGAGCGGCACGGCGGAGGTGTTAAAAGCGGCGGCCATCCCGGTAACCGTCGTCAATAAAATTGATTCCGCATCGCCAAACATTTTGGACGTCATTCGCCAAGGAAAAGTGCAAGTTGTCATCAACACGCTCACAAAAGGAAAACAGCCGGAAAGCGACGGCTTCCGCATCCGCCGCGAAGCAGTCGAAAACGGCATTCCATGCTTGACGTCGCTGGATACGGCGCGGGCGATGCTGCAAGTGCTCGAATCGATGACGTTTTCAACAACAGCGATGCAAAGGATGGTGCGCGCATAATGAAGCGGGAAAACATGAGGATAGTCCGCCACAAGCAGCTTGCGAAAAACATTTACGAGATCGTGTTAAGCGGCCGCTTAGTGGAAGAAATGAATGAACCGGGGCAATTTGTCCATGTGAGAGTGTCTTCGCAGCCGGCCCCGCTCTTGCGCCGTCCGCTTAGCCTTTGCCATATCAACAAAAAAGAGCGCGAATGCACGATTATTTACCGGAAAGAAGGGGTCGGCACCGCCTTGCTTTCGGAAAAATGGCCGGGGGAAACGGTCGATGTGCTCGGCCCGCTCGGAAACGGATTTCCGCTTGATGCCGCGGCAAAAGGGAAGCGTGCGCTTCTTGTCGGCGGCGGCATCGGCATTCCGCCGCTTTATGAACTAGCGAAGCGGCTTGCCGCAAAAGGAGTTGTCGTCACGAATGTGCTCGGATTTCAAACGAAAGAAACCGTCTTTTACGAACGGGAATTTGCCGCGTTTGGCGAAACGCATGTGGCAACGGCGGATGGTTCTTATGGCATGAAAGGATTTGTCACCGATGTGATTAAGGAGAGAGAGCTTTCATTTGACGTGTTGTACGCGTGTGGCCCTAAACCGATGCTAAAAGCGCTTAAGCAAGCATTTCCGCACAAAGAGATATATCTTTCGCTGGAAGAGCGGATGGGCTGTGGCATCGGCGCATGCTTGGCCTGCGTCTGCCGCGTGCCTGGCAGCAAAACGGCGTATAAAAAAATATGCAGCGACGGTCCTGTATTTAAAGCCGAGGAGGTGGAGCTATGAACCGTTTAGCGGTTGAATTGCCGGGGCTTTCCTTGAAAAATCCGGTGATGCCGGCGTCGGGATGCTTCGGCTTTGGCCGCGAATACGCGCGCTTCTATGATTTAAGCGTGCTTGGCGCCATTATGATAAAAGCGACGACGCAGGAGCCGCGCTTTGGCAACCCGACGCCGAGGGTGGCGGAAACGCCAGGCGGGATGCTGAATGCGATCGGCCTGCAAAACCCCGGTTTAGAAAAAGTCATGAAAGAAGAGCTGCCGTGGCTCGCGCAGTTTGATGTGCCGGTTATCGCCAACATCGCTGGCTCGACGATGGAGGAATATGTTGAAGTTGCCAAACATATTTCGAAAGCGCCAAACGTTTGCGCGCTCGAGCTCAATATTTCCTGTCCGAACGTCAAAAAAGGCGGAATTGCATTTGGCACCATTCCGGAAATTGCCGCAGAACTCACGAAGCTCGTGAAAGAAATTTCCGAAGTCCCCGTCTACGTCAAACTTTCGCCAAATGTCACAGATATTGTTGAAATCGCGAAAGCAATTGAAGCAGCAGGTGCAGATGGGTTGACGATGATTAATACGATCCTTGGCATGCGCATTGATGTGAAAACCGCTGAGCCGGTTTTGGCAAACAGAACGGGTGGCTTGTCAGGGCCGGCGATTAAGCCGATCGCGATCCGCATGATTTATGAAGTAAGCCAGGCTGTTTCGATTCCGATTATCGGCATGGGCGGCATTCGATCCGCTGAAGATGTCATTGAGTTTTTCTACGCCGGCGCCAGCGCTGTCGCCATTGGCACGGCAAATTTCATCGATCCGTTCGTCTGCCCGAACATTATCGCCGAGCTGCCGCCATTGCTGGATAAGCTGGGCATCGACCATATTTCCGAATGCACGGGAAGGAGCTGGAAAAAAGGTGAACGATCCGTTTATTATCGCACTTGATTTTCCGACAGAAAAGGACGTAAGAGCGCTTTTGCAATCGTTCCCGCGTGAATCGCTATTCGTCAAAGTTGGCATGGAATTATACTATCAAGAAGGTCCGGAGATTATCCATTATTTAAAAGATCAGGGACACCGGATTTTCCTTGATTTAAAGCTGCACGACATCCCGAATACGGTTAAGCGCGCGATGAAAGGATTAGCCCGTTTCGGAGTCGACATTGTCAACGTTCATGCCGCTGGGGGAACGCGGATGATGGAAGCGGCGCTCGAGGGACTGGAAGCAGGGACGCCAAGCGGAACGCGCCGTCCATATTGCATTGCGGTCACGCAGCTGACAAGCACAAGCGAGCAAATGCTGCATCGCGAGTTGTGGATCGACCGGCCGATGGAAGAAACGGTGCTTCATTATGCGGCGCTGGCAAAACAAAGCGGCCTTGACGGCGTGGTCTGCTCGGCAAAAGAAGTGCCGCTTGTCCGCAAACATTGCGGCGAAGCGTTTTTGACCGTCACCCCGGGAATTCGTTTTGCCGATGACGAAAAAAGCGACCAAGTCCGCGTCGTTACGCCATATGAAGCAAAAAAACTCGGCGCAAGCTTTATCGTCATCGGCAGAAGCATCACCCATGCTGAAAATCCAGCTGCAGCTTACGAGCGGTTACAACGGGAATGGAAGGGAGAAGAGAAAGAATGAAAAAAGAAATTGCCACACATTTGCTTGAGATCGGCGCGGTATCGCTGCAGCCAAATGAACCGTTCATATGGTCGTCTGGGTTGAAATCCCCGATTTACTGTGACAACCGGCTGACACTTGCGTATCCGCACGTGCGCAGCGCGATCGCCGACGGACTTGCTGCATGCATTCGCACCCATTTTCCTGAAGTGGAAGTGATCGCCGGCACGGCAACAGCAGGAATTCCGCACGCCGCTTGGGTGAGCGAGCGCATGAACTTGCCGATGTGCTATGTGCGCAGCCAAGCGAAAGGCCATGGAAAAGGAAAACAAATTGAAGGAAAAGTGGAAAAAGGACAAAAGGTCGTGGTTGTTGAAGATTTAATCTCCACAGGGGGCAGTTCATTAAATGCGGTTCGCGCTTTGAAAGAAGCGGGATGTTCCGTCCTTGGCGTTGCCGCCATTTTTACGTACGGATTGGAAAAAGCAAAACAAGCGTTTGCGGAACATAAGGTGGAAGTGCACACACTGACGGACTACGACACGCTCATTGAAGCCGCAGCCGGGATGGGCGCCGTGACAGAACAAGACCTCGCGACATTGCGCAAATGGCGGGAAAACCCGGAAAAGTGGGGGAAATAAAATCAACGCAAGCGAAAAGGAGCGCATCGGACTATGCGCTCTTTTTCATGATATTGTTTCATTTTTCTAGTAGCAGTCGGTAAAATGAAAAATCCAGGAACGGCGTTGTCCAATCCGTTTATTTTTCATGTCTGGAATTAAAATTGGAAGAAGTATTTCGATAATTTTCTACAGAAGCTAAAACCCTAATTTTTCTGACAAAGGATTTGAAAACGGTTTTTCAAACAATAGTTAAAATTATAAAATTTTGTGCTCTTTGTTTTCAAAGATTGGTGATGAAATGACAGAGAAAATTTTTAAATAAGAGCATTGTAATAAAGCATATGTCCTTTGGAAATGGCGCACGTCAGTTCAAAGAATCATTTCCAGGGAGTGGGATTATTGTTGCATAGTCATTGGCCGCCTTCTATGTGACTTGTTATAGATAGTGAGTTTTTCCTTTTAAACATAATTCGAGTCAATCGATGTCTTTGTTTTCGTCACTTGGTGAAACCCTTTTTTTGAGCCTCTCTCATTCACTGTGAAATCATGAATATCGTTATAATCCTTTAGTAATGGTTTTGAAGGAAAATCATACAAAAGTTTTATATTTTTTCTTGAAGTACAGATAATGTCCATGTGACGATGGTAATATATTAATTAGATATGTATTCAAAGGAGATATAACCAAAAAATGTGTTTACTGCAAGATAGAGGATTGTCGAGTTTTTTAGAAAGATCGAGTTCTTTTGTGGTGAAGATCCATTGAAGAACGTACAGATTGTGGGGGATCAGCTTGGATGAACAGCAATCGAAGCCGCTGCGGATTCTATCGCTTTACGAGCGACTTCGCCGAGGGGAAACCATTTCTAAAAAAAGAGAAGCAGAACGTTTTGGAGTAAATGAGAAAACAATTCAACGCGACATTGATGAATTGCGTGCATATATTGCGGATAACTTTAAAACATCATTGGTATTGGAGTACGACCGAAAAAAACATGGATATGTTTTAAAGCAAAATGAAAATGATTGGCTGACAAACGAAGAGATTCTTGTCATCGCAAAGGTGTTGTTAGAAAGTCGGGCATTGAAAAAGACGGAAATGGATCGACTGCTAGCGAAACTAATATTACAATCACCTCCGCAAAATCAGCGTTTTATTCAGGATGTGATTCACAATGAGCATTTTCACTATGTTCCGTTGCAACATAATAAGCCTTTAATCAATATGATTTGGGATTTAAGTTACGCGGTACGCACTAAACGAGTAATCATTGTTGATTACAAAAAAGAAGGGGAAGATGCTCTGATTAAAAGAAAGCTAAAGCCTGTCGGAGTCGTTTTCTCAGAATATTACTTTTATCTAGTTGCTTTTCTTATGGATTATGATTTCGATTTCCCAACCATTTATCGGGTCGACAGAATTGTTCGTTACGACATTACGAATGAGCGGTTCAAATCAGACTATAAAAACCGATTTGAGGAAGGAGAATTTCGTAAGCGAGTTCAATTTATGCACGCCGGAGAATTAATGAAAATCACCTTTCGCTATTGGGGCCCTTCTCTTCAAGCAATTTTAGACCGTTTGCCCACTGCCAAAGTGGTTGAAAAGGACGGGCAATCAGCCATCATCGAAGCGGAAGTTTATGGACGAGGCATCAAAATGTGGCTTTTGAGCCAAGCGCAGTATTTGGAAGTGTTAAAACCTGAGGAGTTTCGCAATGAGATGAGGGAAACAATAGAAAGTATGTTAAGGAATTATATGTAAGTTTTTTGGGTTTGTCGATATATGTCATTTTTCAGAGGGTTTTATCTAAAATTTTCTCGCTAAAGATATAGTAAATTGTACCTATGAATTTTAATTTAGCTGTTTCTGTTTTATTCAAAGGGGAATAGGACGTATGCAGGTTGTAGAGGATAACGTTAGAATTCAAAGAGAAGATAGTTTGGAATATTACAAAATCATTTGTTCCTTTCCTTATCAAAATCACCCGATATTTTATGAAAACGATTCTGTCCGAAAGGCATATATAAAATTGCTGCATCATTATGCCAAAAAAGATGTGCACTATCAGAAGTACTACAAACCTATCATTACATTATATGAACATTGTTTCAATATAGAAGAGGAAGAAATTTGTAAGGAACAAACCTCTCAGAGTAGTCTAAAATTGGCCAAAGAAATTCGAAAAACGAGATGGAAGCTTGAGAAAGCAAAACTTTATGTATATAACTACAAATACATGTTTTTCGCGCACTATTTGTTGTTAATATATGGATATGTATCTATGGATCATCCTTGCGTATTAGACGTAACCTATAAACACAATTTAAAAATTAATTATAAAGATGCAGAAACCATTGTTCGTTTTATCAATGCGCTAAAAGCTGGAGATTTCGAAGCAGCAAAGTCGTATTTGAATCTAAAGAAGTTTCATTATTTGCGTTTTTATTACGATGCGTATAAGAAACAAGTAGAATTTTTGAAAGATGTGGAGAAAAGATATTTAATTGTAGGAACCATGAGTTCTGGTAAATCAACTTTTTTAAATAGTTTAATAGGGCAAGAGATATTTCCTTCTCAAAACGAAGCATGCACTTCAAAAGTGTTTACATACGCTCACCGTCCTTACATTAAACATTTCATTGTACAACATGACCAAAGTGAATTTTTCGATTGTCTAATCGATGGTGTTGAAAGCACAATGAATGAATTGAACGAAAATCCGTTAATTGAACATGTATACGTAGAAGGAAAAATGTCCGATATATTTCAGGTTGAAAGTAGAGTCGTGTTTATTGATACCCCAGGTACCAATAATTCCATGAATCGCAGCCATGAAGATATTACTTTTAAAGCGATTCAAAGTGAACAATACGATGCAATATTTTATTTAATTAACGCTACTCAGCTTGGTACGGACGATGATCGAAGGTTGCTTAGCTATGTGAAAGAGCATATCGAAAATAATAGCGACAAGCAGGTCGTATTCATTGTAAACAAAGCCGATGAAATCGATGAAGAGGCAAATGAATCGCTTCAAGGATTGTTAGAGAGTACAAAAACATACTTAAAGCAAAATGGATTTGAGAAACCCTCTATAATACTGCTTTCCGCTTATGTGGGAAATTTATGTCAAAAAGTTTTAAAAGGGGAAGATTTAACGAGAAGGGAACAAAATCAATTCGATTTCTTTTATGACTATTTTGCGGAAGAAACACAAGACTTGACAAAATATGCAACAATACCTTGCGCGTTTCAAGCGGAGGTCCCGAATGATCAACGGGAGGTGAAAATAAAAAATAAAACATACGATATCAAACGCATTTATACCGTTTTACAACAGTCAGGAATTTATCAAATTAAAAATTACATGTAATTTAGGAGGAGACAGTGAAATGATTGATGTTTATATGAAATACAATCCTTACACCGTTGAAACTGCAATCGAAATAGACGGAAAAAATGTTATGGAAAACGGAAAGTTAAGTAAGTATAAAAATGAGAGACTGCAAGTATGGATTCACGAGTTGATTCCTACATTGATTGAAGAGTTAAATGAAGATAGTATACATATTCGCTTTAAAGGAACATTGCCTGATTATGAAGATTTACTAGAAATTTGTGAACAGTATATAAAGAATCATTCGTCACTTTCTCTTTATGTTGAGCACATTCCAGCAAAAGAAACCGCTGATAAAATTGGAGAATTAAAGAAATTAGTTGAACATATGCAAAACGGCCCTTTTGAAGCTTTGCGTGATAAAAGAATACAGGAAAATTTTCATAAGGCTTTAAATAGCGAATTTGAAATCGCTGTTATTGCCACGATGAGTTCTGGAAAATCAACATTGATCAACGCATTATTAGGAAAAGAATTAATGCCTTCAAAAAACGAGGCGTGCACAGCGACCATCGCTCGAATTAAAAACGTTCCTGAACGTTCCACTTTTTCAGCTGTTTGTTACGATGCTTATGGGAATGAAATTGCGTCCAAAGAAAATGTAACCTATGAGGATATGGATGCCTTTAATAGTAATCCAGCGGTGTCCGTCATTCAAGTGGAAGGAAATATTCCGCCGATCTCCGCAAAGAAAATGAATTTAGTGCTGGTGGATACCCCAGGTCCTAATAACTCAATGAACCATAACCACAGAGAGCATACATATCGTGTTATTAAAGATGATGATAAACCAATGGTGCTGTATGTTTTAAATGGAACGCAACTGAATACAGATGATGATTATTTTCTGCTCAATAGTGTTGCAGAGGCAATGAAAGTTGGTGGAAAACAATCAAAAGATCGTTTTATTTTTGCTGTCAATAAAGCGGATGAGTTTGATCCGGAAAAAGGGGAAGACTTACGTGGCGTTTTAGAACGTGTCAAAAAATATTTAGAAAAGCATGGAATTGAAAATCCGAATATTTACCCTATATCAGCTGAAACTGCGAAGGTTATCCGAATGTATCAAAACGGAATCAATTTAACGAGAAAACAAAGACAAATATTGAACGGAATTGATTTATTTATTGAAGAACCGATTATGCATTTAGAACAGTACGCGCCGTTAAGTCCGTCATTAAAAAATGGGATAGCAGACAAAATCATGATGGCAAGAGATCACCAAGATCGATACACAGAAGCGCTTTATCATTCCGGTATTCCATCTATAGAAGCAGCAATTAATGAATATTTGGACAAATATGCGGTCACATCGAAAATCGCCAACGCGGTTAACTCATTTAAAAAAATTGTCGAACGAGAGCGCATTGCGCAAAAACTTCAAGAGGACATAAAAAACGATGAGCAGAAGCGTCAAGAAATTCATAGAGAAATGGAACGGATCGGAGGGGAATTAGAACAAGGTGAAAAAGCGAAGCAGTTTAGAGAAAAAATTGAAAAGTTAGACTTTAAGAATGTTAAGAGTCGTATTGAAGAAATAAGGACAAAAATTTTTGATGAGGAGTTAAGGAAACTTACCGAAAAATTTTTTAATAAAGACTTTCCTAAGCATGAAGCCTATTCTATTTTGAATCGTGCAAAAAAAGGAGCAGAAGCGATACAAAGCAATGCTATCACTGAGTTAGAAAAAGCAATAACAGGTGAATTACGTAACGATGCTCAAAAATATATTGATGAGTATCGATCGTATATTCGTAATATTGTTGGTTTTGACGAAGGAAAATGGCCAACTTGGGCGCCAATTGAATTTTTTGAAGCAGATTTGCCGGAGGTTGACGATTTAATAAATTCCTACACATATAAAGAAAAAGAATGGGTCGGTACGCGGACAGTGAAAAATAAAAATAAAAAATGGTATAAGCCATGGACGTGGCTTTCGTCTAAGTACATCGAAGAGGATGTATATGAGGATAGAGAATACGTTGATAAAGATCGAGTTCGAGATAAGTTTTTAGGGGATTTTATTTATTCATTAGAAGAAAATTTCGCTAATGCGATAAATCATTTAGAAGAGAAAAAGGTGGAGTTAAAAGAACACTTTATTTCTGAAATTAATCAGCTTGAGGAAGAAATGAAAAAGCGTGTGCAAGAACTTAAAGAAATGGCAAGTCACAACAATGAACTGCAAAAAAGAATCGAAGAAAATGAAAGGAAAAAACAATGGCTTGATGATTTTATTGCCAGATTAGATGCGATTCTCGAAATATAAAATCGAAAGGAAGGAAATAGAAATGGCAAATTCAACAACGTTTTTAGATCAAGCGATTCAAGAAAAAAACGTCCGTAAAATCCGAAGTGCTATTGTTTCATATATTATGGCCGATCCGCTTGATCGAAATAATGAAACTTTGAAAGTGATTGATAAGGTGAAGTCGGCCGGAATTCATATATGGGAAGAGCATGACGGGAGAGATTTCGAGCACGACCGGACAAAATGGGACAAAAAATATTTTTCGCAACTGCAAGCGCAATTAATGACAAATTTCTCTAAAGAGCGATTCCATCATACGATGGAAGTTGGCAAAGAAGTGTATAAAGGAGAATTAACAGCAAAATCATCTGATTCCTCTAATCATTTTTCGAAAGTAAATATTTCGAGAAATGTGGGAAGTAAAAAAAACAATACATCGCTGGGAAAGAATATTGTGGCAGGAATGGTGGTGATAGCCACAGCAGCAGTATTGTATTATTTAATAAAATATCTAATAAAAAAATGAGCGAGGAGCCTGAAATATGCTTTAAACAACAAATGGCGAATAAAAACAGAGAACAGTTTGAAAAAGAACGGAAAATAATGAGCACTTCACGAAACAAATAATACAAAGTTGAGGGTGGTCTCATGAATACACTGGATGTCCGCAAAGAAAATGACCTTATTCAATCGTTTCAGTTGGCAAGTGAATTTGTCGAAAAAAACTACTTATCTGAGCTAACGACACATGAGGTGGTATCAATACCGCCTCATATTGAAAATATAACGGTGAGACAGCATATTCGTTTATTTAAAATTACAAAGATTGTTTATGATCAAAACGAGGATACTTCAGAGAAGCTCATTAATATTTTTAATACCGTAGGAAATTTGAATAGTTCTCTTATTCTTATTCTCGACAGTAAAGGAACAGATGTAGATTTATATATTGGAGTACGTTCGCTCGATTTGCAACGAAGCGTAAATGAAGCGAAAGATGGATTGCAAAAAAGTTTTAACGGCCATTTCCCAGGAACAGAACTGCGTAATTTGCGAAATAGTGAAATTGAGAAAATTATACAAAATATATTTGAATCACGATTGAGCGAATCAAAAAAAGTGGTAACAGCAGTTTCAGGGATTCCAGCACTAAAAGATGTTGATAAAAAAAGCTATATACAGGGGCTGGAAAAATTAATTGACTCGATGAAAGGTGAAACATATTCGGCAATATTTATTGCCGATCCTGTACAACCGAAAACAATTGCTGAAATTTATCGTGGTTATGAAACTCTATACTCACAACTTGTCCCGTTTCAACAAACGGAACTGTCTTTTAGTGAGAATGATACTAAAGCTGTCGCCGAAGGAATCAGCAATAGTGTTACGAATACCATTAATGAAAGCCTTGCTAAAACACAAAGTCACACAAAAGGTTCAACCGAAGGAAGTTCCCGTAATGAAAGTGTTTCTAAAGGAGGAAACACAGGATTTTCTCTCTTTTTATCAGTAGGGAAAAATCGAACATCGACGGAAGGGATAACGGTTAATTCAACGTTAAGCACATCAGATACAGAAGGGACAACTAGAACGACAGGGACATCAAAATCAGAAGCAACAACAACTAGTAAATCAGAAACGATCACAGAGGGAACAAGCAGAAGTTTGCAAATTAAGTTTGAAAATAAATCGGTTACCAACTTGCTTGAGAAAATTGATGAACAGTTAAAGCGTCTAAAAAGTTCGGAAGATTACGGCTTATGGAATTGCGCTTGTTATTTTGTCGCAGAAGACGCCCAAACGGCAAAAGTGGCTGCAAGTACGTACCAGTCGATTATGCGCGGAGATAATTCCTCTGTGGAACATTCTGTTATTAATACATGGGATAATGGTAATCAACAAAAATTAGAAATGATTACGAAGTATTTAACAAAACTGCATCATCCGCTCATTCGCCTGCAAGCGAATAATGGGCTAAACGTTCCTTACGTATCTCCGGGGACGCTCATTAATGGAAGGGAGCTAGCGATTAGTTTTGCGTTGCCGCGAAAATCAGTCAGTGGTTTGCCAGTTATGGAAGCAGTTGAGTTTGGGAGGAATGTTTGGACATATGACAATAAAAATGATGAGAAAAAGCAAATATCTATAGGAAAAATATTTCATATGGGACGTTCCGAAGATACAGAAGTTACTCTTGATTTGCAAAGTCTTTCTATGCATACATTCATTACAGGATCGACGGGATCTGGTAAGTCTAATACGGTTTATACGTTATTAGATCGGCTCGGAAAGGAAAATATACATTTTCTGGTTATCGAACCTGCCAAAGGTGAATACAAACAAATATTTGGTGGCAAGAAAAATGTTCATATTTTTGGAACCAATCCGGCTTTGTCTACCTTATTAAAAATTAACCCGTTTCGATTTCCGGATAATATTCATGTGTTAGAACATATTGACCGATTGATTGAAATTTTTAATGCATGCTGGCCGATGTATGCAGCTATGCCAGCTATTTTAAAAGAGGCGATTGAACAAAGCTATGAAAGATGTGGCTGGGATTTAGAGGAATCGACGAATTTCTATGAAAATCCAATTTTCCCGACGTTCCAAGAATTGCTCAGCACATTGCCGGAAGTCATCAACAATTCCGCTTATTCTCAAGATACAAAAAATGATTATATCGGTGCGTTAGTGACGAGAGTTCATTCACTGACAAACGGTTTAATTGGCCGCATGTTTTCTGATGATGAAACAGATAACACGATATTGTTTGACCAGAATTGTTTAATTGACTTAAGTCGAATTGGTTCAACAGAAACGAAAGCATTAATGATGGGGATTTTATTGATGCGGTTACAAGAACATCGCATGGCATTTACACCAACAATGAATCATGAATTGCAACACGTAACCGTATTAGAAGAAGCTCACCATTTATTAAGACGTACAAATTTTGACCAAACTCAGGAAAGTGCTAATCTTCAAGGGAAAGCGGTTGAAATGCTGACAAATGCGATTGCGGAAATGCGGACTTATGGTGAAGGATTTATTATTGTTGATCAATCCCCGGGGCTGTTAGACCGTTCAGTCATTCGAAACACCAATACAAAAATTATTCTTCGTCTGCCGGACAGATATGATCGTGAAAATGTCGGAAAAGCTACCACGTTGAGTGAGCAACAAATTAATGAGGTAGCAAAATTGAAAACGGGGGTTGCCGTTATTTACCAAAATAACTGGCTTGAACCTGTTCTATGTGAGATCGATGAATTTAAAAGCGCGGAACCTTATATTCATATGAATGATGTCAATAACGACAATGATAAGCAAATGCGGAGTAATATTATCCAGCTGCTTTTAGAAGGACGGGTAGCTGCAGAACAAAAACTCGATTTAAGCCATCTCGATATCCATTCACTTATAAAATGGTTGGAACAGCAAGAGATTCATTTGAAAGAAAAGCAAATATTAATAGATAATTTGTATCAATATATAGAAAAGAGAACAATGAGTTTGTGGGAAACAAATCGTTTTGAGGAATTGGCGCATATTGCAGCTCTTTTTGTGCCAGTAGAAAAATTATTGCGATTTGCAAGAAGTTCTAAAGATTTTAATGAATGGAACGAACGTGTAAGTTTAGCGTTGAAGAGATATGTTGACTTTCAAG
Protein-coding regions in this window:
- a CDS encoding dihydroorotate dehydrogenase electron transfer subunit, which encodes MMKRENMRIVRHKQLAKNIYEIVLSGRLVEEMNEPGQFVHVRVSSQPAPLLRRPLSLCHINKKERECTIIYRKEGVGTALLSEKWPGETVDVLGPLGNGFPLDAAAKGKRALLVGGGIGIPPLYELAKRLAAKGVVVTNVLGFQTKETVFYEREFAAFGETHVATADGSYGMKGFVTDVIKERELSFDVLYACGPKPMLKALKQAFPHKEIYLSLEERMGCGIGACLACVCRVPGSKTAYKKICSDGPVFKAEEVEL
- a CDS encoding dihydroorotate dehydrogenase, with product MNRLAVELPGLSLKNPVMPASGCFGFGREYARFYDLSVLGAIMIKATTQEPRFGNPTPRVAETPGGMLNAIGLQNPGLEKVMKEELPWLAQFDVPVIANIAGSTMEEYVEVAKHISKAPNVCALELNISCPNVKKGGIAFGTIPEIAAELTKLVKEISEVPVYVKLSPNVTDIVEIAKAIEAAGADGLTMINTILGMRIDVKTAEPVLANRTGGLSGPAIKPIAIRMIYEVSQAVSIPIIGMGGIRSAEDVIEFFYAGASAVAIGTANFIDPFVCPNIIAELPPLLDKLGIDHISECTGRSWKKGERSVYYRT
- the pyrF gene encoding orotidine-5'-phosphate decarboxylase, whose amino-acid sequence is MNDPFIIALDFPTEKDVRALLQSFPRESLFVKVGMELYYQEGPEIIHYLKDQGHRIFLDLKLHDIPNTVKRAMKGLARFGVDIVNVHAAGGTRMMEAALEGLEAGTPSGTRRPYCIAVTQLTSTSEQMLHRELWIDRPMEETVLHYAALAKQSGLDGVVCSAKEVPLVRKHCGEAFLTVTPGIRFADDEKSDQVRVVTPYEAKKLGASFIVIGRSITHAENPAAAYERLQREWKGEEKE
- the pyrE gene encoding orotate phosphoribosyltransferase; this encodes MKKEIATHLLEIGAVSLQPNEPFIWSSGLKSPIYCDNRLTLAYPHVRSAIADGLAACIRTHFPEVEVIAGTATAGIPHAAWVSERMNLPMCYVRSQAKGHGKGKQIEGKVEKGQKVVVVEDLISTGGSSLNAVRALKEAGCSVLGVAAIFTYGLEKAKQAFAEHKVEVHTLTDYDTLIEAAAGMGAVTEQDLATLRKWRENPEKWGK
- a CDS encoding helix-turn-helix transcriptional regulator; the encoded protein is MDEQQSKPLRILSLYERLRRGETISKKREAERFGVNEKTIQRDIDELRAYIADNFKTSLVLEYDRKKHGYVLKQNENDWLTNEEILVIAKVLLESRALKKTEMDRLLAKLILQSPPQNQRFIQDVIHNEHFHYVPLQHNKPLINMIWDLSYAVRTKRVIIVDYKKEGEDALIKRKLKPVGVVFSEYYFYLVAFLMDYDFDFPTIYRVDRIVRYDITNERFKSDYKNRFEEGEFRKRVQFMHAGELMKITFRYWGPSLQAILDRLPTAKVVEKDGQSAIIEAEVYGRGIKMWLLSQAQYLEVLKPEEFRNEMRETIESMLRNYM
- a CDS encoding dynamin family protein, with product MQVVEDNVRIQREDSLEYYKIICSFPYQNHPIFYENDSVRKAYIKLLHHYAKKDVHYQKYYKPIITLYEHCFNIEEEEICKEQTSQSSLKLAKEIRKTRWKLEKAKLYVYNYKYMFFAHYLLLIYGYVSMDHPCVLDVTYKHNLKINYKDAETIVRFINALKAGDFEAAKSYLNLKKFHYLRFYYDAYKKQVEFLKDVEKRYLIVGTMSSGKSTFLNSLIGQEIFPSQNEACTSKVFTYAHRPYIKHFIVQHDQSEFFDCLIDGVESTMNELNENPLIEHVYVEGKMSDIFQVESRVVFIDTPGTNNSMNRSHEDITFKAIQSEQYDAIFYLINATQLGTDDDRRLLSYVKEHIENNSDKQVVFIVNKADEIDEEANESLQGLLESTKTYLKQNGFEKPSIILLSAYVGNLCQKVLKGEDLTRREQNQFDFFYDYFAEETQDLTKYATIPCAFQAEVPNDQREVKIKNKTYDIKRIYTVLQQSGIYQIKNYM
- a CDS encoding dynamin family protein; the encoded protein is MIDVYMKYNPYTVETAIEIDGKNVMENGKLSKYKNERLQVWIHELIPTLIEELNEDSIHIRFKGTLPDYEDLLEICEQYIKNHSSLSLYVEHIPAKETADKIGELKKLVEHMQNGPFEALRDKRIQENFHKALNSEFEIAVIATMSSGKSTLINALLGKELMPSKNEACTATIARIKNVPERSTFSAVCYDAYGNEIASKENVTYEDMDAFNSNPAVSVIQVEGNIPPISAKKMNLVLVDTPGPNNSMNHNHREHTYRVIKDDDKPMVLYVLNGTQLNTDDDYFLLNSVAEAMKVGGKQSKDRFIFAVNKADEFDPEKGEDLRGVLERVKKYLEKHGIENPNIYPISAETAKVIRMYQNGINLTRKQRQILNGIDLFIEEPIMHLEQYAPLSPSLKNGIADKIMMARDHQDRYTEALYHSGIPSIEAAINEYLDKYAVTSKIANAVNSFKKIVERERIAQKLQEDIKNDEQKRQEIHREMERIGGELEQGEKAKQFREKIEKLDFKNVKSRIEEIRTKIFDEELRKLTEKFFNKDFPKHEAYSILNRAKKGAEAIQSNAITELEKAITGELRNDAQKYIDEYRSYIRNIVGFDEGKWPTWAPIEFFEADLPEVDDLINSYTYKEKEWVGTRTVKNKNKKWYKPWTWLSSKYIEEDVYEDREYVDKDRVRDKFLGDFIYSLEENFANAINHLEEKKVELKEHFISEINQLEEEMKKRVQELKEMASHNNELQKRIEENERKKQWLDDFIARLDAILEI